One Salvia splendens isolate huo1 chromosome 12, SspV2, whole genome shotgun sequence genomic window carries:
- the LOC121759555 gene encoding uncharacterized protein LOC121759555 isoform X2, with amino-acid sequence MEEYNEIPTKFSSVSSSENRDSIGSLNGGEDDEFYDKIEAPKFVDFTVPDHYSPDDHYWFCLRVGCDQKHEEEMDSEAIYNNFVLRVMAARSPNVRLRKALDRNASRTPTKCPLSAPPKSSKPRLSRMAVISSMSKKMDDGKKKVVRPLLKPVSTPVTKTKPVAAKYLTTPRNKKSISDQSSFRSVQHPKRINVEVPKSGTVAKALVFRSPKKAIKRRKPLQTCKGQEDKLGRSIRTKSKGQLSQKQECKKFLGRDETHSLKKEESCAIGKQLDTNVSEESGLQESSHEEAHSTVRPATQCLDSASADYSKGEVAKAEECNGNENITSESCVDHHGNNSSEGEQNGLDFEDGYDKENAAASDENRMPSNILKQNGTKIFGVHQKCDQVRKKVTQAHDILKEGLSGPVTKLKKPKATNPKPFRLRTDERGVLKEATLDRRVAVDSPASQCENTNVSTPGGKLQKKNKSDIQKGSPAVVSKTPKRQERLKSAASMTPESIKSKEQKVKSSAMQRLEKFRKLTSSSVPQRVRPQGVESRKQELISLLIPGQKLDVIHETSPQVSEPQSTGKAGATVRRNGWR; translated from the exons AGTTTCATCATCGGAAAACCGAGACTCGATCGGGTCATTGAACGGCGGAGAGGACGATGAATTTTACGATAAAATTGAGGCGCCGAAGTTTGTGGACTTCACTGTTCCGGATCACTACAGCCCCGACGACCATTACTGGTTTTGCCTCCGAGTCG GATGTGACCAAAAGCATGAGGAAGAAATGGATTCTGAAGCAATCTACAACAATTTTGTCCTTAGG GTGATGGCAGCCAGGAGTCCCAATGTAAGGCTTCGAAAAGCACTCGATAGAAATGCTTCGAG AACACCTACAAAATGCCCACTTTCAGCTCCTCCGAAATCATCCAAGCCAAGACTGTCAAGGATGGCTGTCATTTCATCGATGTCTAAGAAGATGGATGATGGAAAGAAAAAGGTCGTTCGTCCCCTTTTGAAGCCTGTATCTACACCAGTGACAAAGACGAAACCGGTTGCTGCAAAGTATCTCACCACTCCAAGGAATAAGAAGAGCATATCTGATCAAAGTTCGTTTAGAAGTGTTCAGCATCCAAAGCGTATCAATGTTGAAGTGCCAAAGAGTGGAACGGTGGCTAAGGCGTTGGTCTTTCGCTCTCCAAAGAAAGCCATCAAG AGAAGAAAACCACTTCAAACTTGCAAAGGCCAAGAAGATAAATTGGGAAGATCGATTAGAACAAAGAGCAAAGGACAGTTATCTCAGAAGCAGGAATGTAAGAAATTTCTGGGAAGGGATGAGACACATAGCTTGAAGAAGGAAGAAAGTTGTGCTATTGGAAAACAGTTGGACACAAATGTCAGTGAAGAGTCTGGACTTCAAGAATCTAGTCATGAAGAAGCACATTCGACAGTGCGACCAGCGACACAATGCTTGGATTCTGCCTCAGCAGATTATTCAAAAGGAGAAGTTGCAAAAGCTGAGGAGTGTAATGGGAATGAAAACATTACTTCCGAAAGTTGTGTAGACCACCATGGAAACAATTCTTCTGAAGGGGAACAAAACGGACTTGACTTTGAGGATGGATATGACAAAGAAAACGCTGCAGCTTCTGATGAGAACAG AATGCCAAGCAACATTCTGAAGCAAAATGGAACAAAAATCTTCGGAGTGCACCAGAAATGTGACCAAGTTAGAAAGAAG GTTACTCAAGCACATGATATTCTGAAAGAGGGTTTGAGTGGTCCGGTGACGAAGCTGAAGAAACCAAAGGCCACAAATCCTAAACCATTTAGACTACGAACTGAT GAGAGAGGAGTTCTTAAAGAAGCCACCTTGGATAGAAGAGTTGCCGTCGACTCCCCAGCTAGCCAATGTGAAAATACAAATGTGAGCACCCCAGGTGGGAAGTTACAGAAGAAAAACAAGAGTGATATTCAA AAAGGGAGCCCGGCAGTGGTTTCAAAGACTCCAAAACGGCAGGAGAGGTTGAAATCAGCAGCTTCTATGACACCAGAAAGTATTAAATCTAAAGAGCAAAAGGTGAAGAGTAGTGCTATGCAAAGGTTGGAGAAATTCAGGAAACTCACATCATCTTCTGTTCCCCAACGCGTGAGGCCTCAGGG gGTTGAATCAAGAAAGCAGGAATTGATTTCATTGCTGATTCCCGGTCAAAAACTGGACGTGATACACGAAACTTCGCCCCAAGTTTCGGAACCACAG
- the LOC121759555 gene encoding uncharacterized protein LOC121759555 isoform X1: protein MEEYNEIPTKFSSVSSSENRDSIGSLNGGEDDEFYDKIEAPKFVDFTVPDHYSPDDHYWFCLRVGCDQKHEEEMDSEAIYNNFVLRVMAARSPNVRLRKALDRNASRTPTKCPLSAPPKSSKPRLSRMAVISSMSKKMDDGKKKVVRPLLKPVSTPVTKTKPVAAKYLTTPRNKKSISDQSSFRSVQHPKRINVEVPKSGTVAKALVFRSPKKAIKVKTSVELRTPVSKLCQGMNRLEISSQRRKPLQTCKGQEDKLGRSIRTKSKGQLSQKQECKKFLGRDETHSLKKEESCAIGKQLDTNVSEESGLQESSHEEAHSTVRPATQCLDSASADYSKGEVAKAEECNGNENITSESCVDHHGNNSSEGEQNGLDFEDGYDKENAAASDENRMPSNILKQNGTKIFGVHQKCDQVRKKVTQAHDILKEGLSGPVTKLKKPKATNPKPFRLRTDERGVLKEATLDRRVAVDSPASQCENTNVSTPGGKLQKKNKSDIQKGSPAVVSKTPKRQERLKSAASMTPESIKSKEQKVKSSAMQRLEKFRKLTSSSVPQRVRPQGVESRKQELISLLIPGQKLDVIHETSPQVSEPQSTGKAGATVRRNGWR, encoded by the exons AGTTTCATCATCGGAAAACCGAGACTCGATCGGGTCATTGAACGGCGGAGAGGACGATGAATTTTACGATAAAATTGAGGCGCCGAAGTTTGTGGACTTCACTGTTCCGGATCACTACAGCCCCGACGACCATTACTGGTTTTGCCTCCGAGTCG GATGTGACCAAAAGCATGAGGAAGAAATGGATTCTGAAGCAATCTACAACAATTTTGTCCTTAGG GTGATGGCAGCCAGGAGTCCCAATGTAAGGCTTCGAAAAGCACTCGATAGAAATGCTTCGAG AACACCTACAAAATGCCCACTTTCAGCTCCTCCGAAATCATCCAAGCCAAGACTGTCAAGGATGGCTGTCATTTCATCGATGTCTAAGAAGATGGATGATGGAAAGAAAAAGGTCGTTCGTCCCCTTTTGAAGCCTGTATCTACACCAGTGACAAAGACGAAACCGGTTGCTGCAAAGTATCTCACCACTCCAAGGAATAAGAAGAGCATATCTGATCAAAGTTCGTTTAGAAGTGTTCAGCATCCAAAGCGTATCAATGTTGAAGTGCCAAAGAGTGGAACGGTGGCTAAGGCGTTGGTCTTTCGCTCTCCAAAGAAAGCCATCAAGGTAAAGACATCTGTTGAGCTGCGTACACCCGTCTCTAAGTTATGCCAAGGGATGAATAGGCTTGAGATTTCGAGTCAGAGAAGAAAACCACTTCAAACTTGCAAAGGCCAAGAAGATAAATTGGGAAGATCGATTAGAACAAAGAGCAAAGGACAGTTATCTCAGAAGCAGGAATGTAAGAAATTTCTGGGAAGGGATGAGACACATAGCTTGAAGAAGGAAGAAAGTTGTGCTATTGGAAAACAGTTGGACACAAATGTCAGTGAAGAGTCTGGACTTCAAGAATCTAGTCATGAAGAAGCACATTCGACAGTGCGACCAGCGACACAATGCTTGGATTCTGCCTCAGCAGATTATTCAAAAGGAGAAGTTGCAAAAGCTGAGGAGTGTAATGGGAATGAAAACATTACTTCCGAAAGTTGTGTAGACCACCATGGAAACAATTCTTCTGAAGGGGAACAAAACGGACTTGACTTTGAGGATGGATATGACAAAGAAAACGCTGCAGCTTCTGATGAGAACAG AATGCCAAGCAACATTCTGAAGCAAAATGGAACAAAAATCTTCGGAGTGCACCAGAAATGTGACCAAGTTAGAAAGAAG GTTACTCAAGCACATGATATTCTGAAAGAGGGTTTGAGTGGTCCGGTGACGAAGCTGAAGAAACCAAAGGCCACAAATCCTAAACCATTTAGACTACGAACTGAT GAGAGAGGAGTTCTTAAAGAAGCCACCTTGGATAGAAGAGTTGCCGTCGACTCCCCAGCTAGCCAATGTGAAAATACAAATGTGAGCACCCCAGGTGGGAAGTTACAGAAGAAAAACAAGAGTGATATTCAA AAAGGGAGCCCGGCAGTGGTTTCAAAGACTCCAAAACGGCAGGAGAGGTTGAAATCAGCAGCTTCTATGACACCAGAAAGTATTAAATCTAAAGAGCAAAAGGTGAAGAGTAGTGCTATGCAAAGGTTGGAGAAATTCAGGAAACTCACATCATCTTCTGTTCCCCAACGCGTGAGGCCTCAGGG gGTTGAATCAAGAAAGCAGGAATTGATTTCATTGCTGATTCCCGGTCAAAAACTGGACGTGATACACGAAACTTCGCCCCAAGTTTCGGAACCACAG
- the LOC121759555 gene encoding uncharacterized protein LOC121759555 isoform X3 — MEEYNEIPTKFSSVSSSENRDSIGSLNGGEDDEFYDKIEAPKFVDFTVPDHYSPDDHYWFCLRVGCDQKHEEEMDSEAIYNNFVLRVMAARSPNVRLRKALDRNASRTPTKCPLSAPPKSSKPRLSRMAVISSMSKKMDDGKKKVVRPLLKPVSTPVTKTKPVAAKYLTTPRNKKSISDQSSFRSVQHPKRINVEVPKSGTVAKALVFRSPKKAIKVKTSVELRTPVSKLCQGMNRLEISSQRRKPLQTCKGQEDKLGRSIRTKSKGQLSQKQECKKFLGRDETHSLKKEESCAIGKQLDTNVSEESGLQESSHEEAHSTVRPATQCLDSASADYSKGEVAKAEECNGNENITSESCVDHHGNNSSEGEQNGLDFEDGYDKENAAASDENRMPSNILKQNGTKIFGVHQKCDQVRKKVTQAHDILKEGLSGPVTKLKKPKATNPKPFRLRTDERGVLKEATLDRRVAVDSPASQCENTNVSTPGGKLQKKNKSDIQKGSPAVVSKTPKRQERLKSAASMTPESIKSKEQKVKSSAMQRLEKFRKLTSSSVPQRVRPQGN; from the exons AGTTTCATCATCGGAAAACCGAGACTCGATCGGGTCATTGAACGGCGGAGAGGACGATGAATTTTACGATAAAATTGAGGCGCCGAAGTTTGTGGACTTCACTGTTCCGGATCACTACAGCCCCGACGACCATTACTGGTTTTGCCTCCGAGTCG GATGTGACCAAAAGCATGAGGAAGAAATGGATTCTGAAGCAATCTACAACAATTTTGTCCTTAGG GTGATGGCAGCCAGGAGTCCCAATGTAAGGCTTCGAAAAGCACTCGATAGAAATGCTTCGAG AACACCTACAAAATGCCCACTTTCAGCTCCTCCGAAATCATCCAAGCCAAGACTGTCAAGGATGGCTGTCATTTCATCGATGTCTAAGAAGATGGATGATGGAAAGAAAAAGGTCGTTCGTCCCCTTTTGAAGCCTGTATCTACACCAGTGACAAAGACGAAACCGGTTGCTGCAAAGTATCTCACCACTCCAAGGAATAAGAAGAGCATATCTGATCAAAGTTCGTTTAGAAGTGTTCAGCATCCAAAGCGTATCAATGTTGAAGTGCCAAAGAGTGGAACGGTGGCTAAGGCGTTGGTCTTTCGCTCTCCAAAGAAAGCCATCAAGGTAAAGACATCTGTTGAGCTGCGTACACCCGTCTCTAAGTTATGCCAAGGGATGAATAGGCTTGAGATTTCGAGTCAGAGAAGAAAACCACTTCAAACTTGCAAAGGCCAAGAAGATAAATTGGGAAGATCGATTAGAACAAAGAGCAAAGGACAGTTATCTCAGAAGCAGGAATGTAAGAAATTTCTGGGAAGGGATGAGACACATAGCTTGAAGAAGGAAGAAAGTTGTGCTATTGGAAAACAGTTGGACACAAATGTCAGTGAAGAGTCTGGACTTCAAGAATCTAGTCATGAAGAAGCACATTCGACAGTGCGACCAGCGACACAATGCTTGGATTCTGCCTCAGCAGATTATTCAAAAGGAGAAGTTGCAAAAGCTGAGGAGTGTAATGGGAATGAAAACATTACTTCCGAAAGTTGTGTAGACCACCATGGAAACAATTCTTCTGAAGGGGAACAAAACGGACTTGACTTTGAGGATGGATATGACAAAGAAAACGCTGCAGCTTCTGATGAGAACAG AATGCCAAGCAACATTCTGAAGCAAAATGGAACAAAAATCTTCGGAGTGCACCAGAAATGTGACCAAGTTAGAAAGAAG GTTACTCAAGCACATGATATTCTGAAAGAGGGTTTGAGTGGTCCGGTGACGAAGCTGAAGAAACCAAAGGCCACAAATCCTAAACCATTTAGACTACGAACTGAT GAGAGAGGAGTTCTTAAAGAAGCCACCTTGGATAGAAGAGTTGCCGTCGACTCCCCAGCTAGCCAATGTGAAAATACAAATGTGAGCACCCCAGGTGGGAAGTTACAGAAGAAAAACAAGAGTGATATTCAA AAAGGGAGCCCGGCAGTGGTTTCAAAGACTCCAAAACGGCAGGAGAGGTTGAAATCAGCAGCTTCTATGACACCAGAAAGTATTAAATCTAAAGAGCAAAAGGTGAAGAGTAGTGCTATGCAAAGGTTGGAGAAATTCAGGAAACTCACATCATCTTCTGTTCCCCAACGCGTGAGGCCTCAGGG GAATTGA